A genome region from Magnolia sinica isolate HGM2019 chromosome 8, MsV1, whole genome shotgun sequence includes the following:
- the LOC131253197 gene encoding probable LRR receptor-like serine/threonine-protein kinase At1g56130 isoform X1: METLDEQTSASGIDFYDDSEILGPSSLYTSSQHQWTVSNIGFNISNPNGPQYIATTDSQILGTLELELYKTARISPNSLRYYGLGLKNGKYIIELHFVERESWMIQSWKGLGRRIFDVYIQGEKVLQDFKIQDEAKGSKRAVIKMFMENVTDTAMEIHFFWAGKGTCCIPFQATFRPLVSAIHVSLESSSGGSPSNNYRRRTGEVIGIAVGCGGGLLILASIFYIWWMKDAPSHMRVRTDSPRKG, encoded by the exons ATGGAAACACTTGATG AACAAACATCTGCATCCGGCATTGATTTCTACGATGACTCAGAAATTTTGGGACCTTCATCATTGTACACCAGCTCCCAACATCAATGGACAGTAAGCAACATAGGTTTTAACATCTCCAACCCCAATGGCCCTCAATACATAGCAACGACAGATTCTCAAATCCTGGGGACTTTAGAGTTAGAACTATATAAAACAGCAAGGATTTCACCAAACTCATTAAGGTACTATGGCCTTGGTTTAAAGAATGGGAAATACATCATCGAACTTCACTTTGTAGAGAGAGAGTCATGGATGATTCAGTCTTGGAAAGGACTTGGGAGGCGCATATTCGATGTCTACATCCAG GGGGAGAAAGTATTGCAAGATTTTAAAATCCAAGATGAAGCCAAGGGCTCCAAAAGAGCTGTCATAAAAATGTTCATGGAAAATGTGACAGACACAGCCATGGAGATCCACTTCTTTTGGGCTGGAAAAGGGACCTGCTGCATTCCATTTCAAGCAACTTTCAGGCCACTAGTGTCAGCCATACATGTTTCTCTAG AGTCCTCTAGTGGTGGTTCGCCCTCGAATAATTATAGAAGACGCACAGGAGAAGTTATCGGTATAGCTGTCGGATGTGGAGGTGGACTACTGATACTCGCATCCATTTTCTATATATGGTGGATGAAGGATGCACCTAGCCATATGCGAGTGCGCACAGACTCACCAAGAAAAGGATGA
- the LOC131253197 gene encoding probable LRR receptor-like serine/threonine-protein kinase At1g56130 isoform X2 yields METLDEQTSASGIDFYDDSEILGPSSLYTSSQHQWTVSNIGFNISNPNGPQYIATTDSQILGTLELELYKTARISPNSLRYYGLGLKNGKYIIELHFVERESWMIQSWKGLGRRIFDVYIQSPLVVVRPRIIIEDAQEKLSV; encoded by the exons ATGGAAACACTTGATG AACAAACATCTGCATCCGGCATTGATTTCTACGATGACTCAGAAATTTTGGGACCTTCATCATTGTACACCAGCTCCCAACATCAATGGACAGTAAGCAACATAGGTTTTAACATCTCCAACCCCAATGGCCCTCAATACATAGCAACGACAGATTCTCAAATCCTGGGGACTTTAGAGTTAGAACTATATAAAACAGCAAGGATTTCACCAAACTCATTAAGGTACTATGGCCTTGGTTTAAAGAATGGGAAATACATCATCGAACTTCACTTTGTAGAGAGAGAGTCATGGATGATTCAGTCTTGGAAAGGACTTGGGAGGCGCATATTCGATGTCTACATCCAG AGTCCTCTAGTGGTGGTTCGCCCTCGAATAATTATAGAAGACGCACAGGAGAAGTTATCGGTATAG